A DNA window from Candidatus Thermoplasmatota archaeon contains the following coding sequences:
- the surE gene encoding 5'/3'-nucleotidase SurE — protein MKRLLVTNDDGYTSAGFFPLLEKLSRKFSLTVVAPSSEKSWIGKAITTKTELQIHEVDYDGFHIFTVDGTPADCVQLGMYTIMETKPDCVVSGINQGENAGHARILSSGTVGAAMEAAFEGIPALAASIMIPYECKAGIDLFDKKNRYVFDNAAMITAKIVSKICEHKMKHIDLFSVNIPFDATCSTDLVITKPFKDPYGKLFHRTNKGYLHRTPPLDFSMIHPGSDLETLQKKKISLTPLSLDLVTSQSLTEAQQLFDSW, from the coding sequence ATGAAGAGACTTCTGGTAACAAATGATGATGGTTATACTTCAGCTGGTTTTTTTCCCTTACTTGAAAAACTCTCTCGCAAGTTTTCATTAACTGTTGTTGCCCCGAGTAGTGAAAAAAGTTGGATTGGCAAAGCAATTACCACAAAAACAGAATTACAGATTCATGAGGTTGACTACGATGGTTTTCATATTTTTACAGTTGATGGAACACCTGCTGATTGTGTGCAACTTGGTATGTATACTATCATGGAAACGAAACCAGATTGCGTAGTCTCAGGTATTAATCAAGGGGAAAATGCAGGTCATGCTCGGATTTTAAGCTCAGGAACTGTTGGTGCAGCAATGGAGGCAGCATTTGAAGGTATCCCCGCACTTGCTGCATCCATCATGATTCCTTATGAATGTAAAGCTGGAATTGATTTGTTTGACAAAAAAAATCGATATGTGTTTGATAATGCTGCAATGATCACAGCAAAGATTGTTTCAAAGATCTGCGAACACAAGATGAAACATATTGATCTGTTTTCTGTCAATATTCCTTTTGACGCCACATGTTCTACTGATCTTGTAATTACGAAACCATTCAAAGACCCGTATGGAAAACTCTTTCATCGGACCAACAAGGGATATCTTCATCGAACGCCGCCGTTGGACTTTTCGATGATCCATCCGGGATCTGATCTCGAGACATTACAGAAGAAAAAGATTTCTTTGACACCGCTGAGTCTTGATTTGGTAACATCGCAGTCACTGACTGAAGCACAGCAGCTCTTTGACTCATGGTAA
- a CDS encoding YgiQ family radical SAM protein: protein MISKTGHDFDVILVSGEYYDDHPLSPVGILARVLDAKNYRVGIIEKPETKEDFTCLGSPRLCFCVSSGSIDSMLHNYTPLKRRRADTGYKQITKLPDRAVIYYCNKIKEYFKSTTLVIGGIEASLRRFAHYDYWDNALRRSILLDSRANILVYGNGEKQLLDIVHRLANTTDLIGIPGTCILSRTIDDSMELLPSYTQVCTDPVEFCRMQQAFSNDKNLAQEYTNSYVVQYRYPTYTFKDLDWIYSLPYTRKLHPQSPLKMAQFSVVTHRGCIGFCHFCSLALHQGERIISRSEQNILEEITRLTEHPQFKGYIDDLGGPSANMYGMDCTSRDHCLHHCIDCQKLDRSHLKLINLLRKVRMIPGVKKVFVRSGIRYDLALYNLRYIEELSKYHISGCLKIAPEHFSPKVTALMHKDNTRFSEFLDFFTKINAEKKQFLTYYFMIGHPGETLEDTRYLREMIRKMKLRNVEQFQLFTPTPMTISTCMYWTKLNPFTFEPVDVVCDYATKKKMKRILLGEPVFATRSSKSRKQQMAK, encoded by the coding sequence ATGATTTCGAAAACTGGGCATGATTTTGATGTGATTCTCGTCAGCGGGGAATACTATGATGATCATCCGCTCTCTCCAGTTGGAATTCTTGCACGAGTCTTAGATGCAAAAAACTATCGCGTCGGCATCATTGAAAAACCAGAAACAAAGGAGGATTTCACCTGTCTTGGAAGCCCCCGGCTGTGTTTCTGTGTGAGTTCTGGTTCAATTGACAGCATGCTCCATAACTATACCCCTTTAAAACGCAGACGTGCAGATACCGGATATAAACAAATTACAAAGCTTCCAGATCGTGCAGTTATTTATTATTGTAACAAAATTAAAGAATACTTCAAGTCAACCACGCTCGTCATCGGGGGTATTGAAGCATCGTTACGACGTTTTGCTCATTATGACTACTGGGACAATGCACTACGACGAAGCATTCTGCTTGATTCACGGGCAAACATCCTTGTCTATGGAAACGGTGAAAAACAACTCCTTGATATTGTCCACCGACTTGCCAATACTACTGATCTCATCGGCATCCCGGGGACCTGTATCCTTTCACGAACCATAGATGACTCTATGGAACTACTTCCATCGTATACGCAGGTGTGTACGGATCCGGTTGAATTCTGTCGGATGCAACAGGCATTTTCAAATGATAAAAATCTTGCTCAGGAGTACACAAACAGCTACGTTGTACAGTATCGCTATCCTACATATACCTTTAAGGATCTCGATTGGATATATTCACTTCCTTACACCAGGAAGTTGCATCCACAATCACCATTAAAAATGGCGCAGTTTTCAGTGGTCACCCATCGAGGCTGTATTGGTTTCTGTCATTTTTGTTCATTAGCACTCCATCAAGGTGAACGAATTATTTCTCGATCTGAACAAAATATTTTAGAGGAAATCACACGTCTCACTGAACATCCACAGTTCAAAGGATACATCGATGACCTCGGCGGTCCATCAGCTAATATGTATGGCATGGACTGTACCTCCAGAGATCATTGTTTGCATCATTGCATCGACTGCCAGAAGCTTGACCGTAGTCATCTCAAACTCATCAATCTTTTAAGAAAAGTTCGGATGATTCCTGGAGTGAAAAAAGTGTTTGTCCGAAGTGGCATCCGTTACGATCTTGCACTATACAACCTTCGGTATATCGAAGAACTGAGCAAGTATCATATCTCTGGATGTCTCAAAATTGCTCCAGAACATTTTTCACCAAAGGTAACAGCATTGATGCATAAAGACAACACACGATTTTCTGAGTTTCTTGATTTTTTTACCAAAATAAATGCTGAGAAAAAACAGTTTCTGACGTACTATTTTATGATTGGTCATCCTGGAGAAACGCTTGAGGATACAAGATACCTCCGCGAGATGATTCGGAAGATGAAACTGCGAAACGTAGAACAATTTCAGCTGTTCACACCAACGCCGATGACGATTTCAACGTGTATGTACTGGACGAAACTGAATCCTTTCACATTCGAACCTGTTGATGTTGTCTGTGATTATGCAACAAAAAAGAAGATGAAACGAATTCTGCTTGGTGAACCAGTGTTTGCTACACGAAGTTCAAAATCGCGAAAACAACAAATGGCAAAATGA
- a CDS encoding asparaginase domain-containing protein yields the protein MSIKIFVTGGTFDKEYDEIEGKLFFRNTHLQEMLTLGRCTIPVDIEVLMMVDSLQMTEADRLLIRDRCLTTAEHKIVITHGTDTMVETAKVLAGKITDKTVVLTGAMIPYRLGSSDGLFNLGSALAFVQTLPPGVYIAMNGKYFTWDNVRKNKQNGIFEELHEPLNR from the coding sequence ATGAGTATCAAGATTTTTGTCACCGGTGGAACATTCGATAAAGAATACGATGAGATAGAAGGGAAGCTTTTTTTTAGAAATACGCATCTGCAGGAGATGTTAACGTTAGGTCGATGTACCATTCCTGTTGATATTGAAGTATTGATGATGGTTGATAGTCTCCAGATGACTGAAGCTGACCGTCTGCTGATTCGGGATCGTTGTTTGACAACAGCTGAACATAAAATTGTAATTACTCATGGAACTGACACCATGGTTGAAACCGCAAAGGTTCTCGCAGGTAAAATTACGGACAAAACCGTAGTGTTAACCGGTGCGATGATCCCCTACCGACTTGGAAGTTCAGATGGCTTGTTTAATCTTGGGAGTGCACTAGCATTTGTTCAAACACTTCCACCGGGTGTATATATTGCAATGAATGGAAAATATTTTACTTGGGATAATGTCCGAAAGAATAAACAAAACGGCATATTTGAAGAGTTACATGAACCTTTAAATAGGTGA